One window of Alosa sapidissima isolate fAloSap1 chromosome 21, fAloSap1.pri, whole genome shotgun sequence genomic DNA carries:
- the brd2a gene encoding bromodomain-containing protein 2a isoform X2, translating into METALNPPLDSLSLGGGDLVMQGITAVMEQQQSGGGAGKRIRKPSLLFEGFEGPPLLPHSAPNSGPSQPPVRDPARQCRMTNQLQFLQKVVVKYLWRHHFAWPFHEPVDASKLNLPDYHKIIKQPMDMGTIKRRLENNYYRGASECMQDFNTMFTNCYIYNKPTDDIVLMAQSLEKAFLQKVAQMPQDEVEMATPVPRAKPGKVGKGRRNTAPGGVTTAHQVPAISSVSQSAYSPPTPDTPDPIYAVPPQTLLAKSLPPMPPAMMAVPPTQPTTKKKGVKRKADTTTPTTMVMPLMGVGSMGLGMGLDSGSDSPLTLSSLGMGMDSKPGRGMLGMGRGGGLAGKAPARRGGSGRPIKPPKKDLPDSQQHQPSRRGKLSPSLKHCNGILKELLSKKHAAYAWPFYKPVDASTLGLHDYHDIIKHPMDLSTIKRKMDGREYREAQQFAADVRLMYSNCYKYNPPDHDVVAMARKLQDVFEFRFAKMPDEPLSRMPPPSLGGGLGGHSSSSSSSSSSSSESDPSSESESSPSSDSEEERAHRLAELQEQLRAVHEQLAALSQGPIVKPKKKRDKKDKKKKKKPEKHRSSRAPAPVLDVEPVVRPAKVPKVAKTPKTKSSKAAPTSTQGKKGATKKSNKSKSSKKAMPPPVPLLPHYDSDEEEETSPMSYDEKRQLSLDINKLPGEKLGRVVHIIQAREPSLRDTNPEEIEIDFETLKPSTLRELERYVMTCLRKKPRKPTTVLKKNAAGKSKEELALEKKRELERRLQDVSGQLNSGKKPVKTKAEKPSTVEPHAVASRLSASSSSSDSSSSSSSSSSSDTSESDSG; encoded by the exons ATGGAGACGGCCTTAAACCCGCCCCTTGACAG CCTCTCTCTGGGCGGGGGCGACCTGGTCATGCAAGGCATCACCGCGGTGATGGAGCAGCAACAGTCGGGCGGAGGGGCAGGCAAGCGCATCCGCAAGCCATCGCTGCTCTTCGAGGGCTTTGAGGGTCCCCCACTGCTGCCCCACTCGGCCCCCAACTCCGGGCCTTCACAGCCGCCCGTGCGAGACCCCGCCCGCCAGTGCCGCATGACCAATCAGCTGCAGTTCCTCCAAAAGGTGGTGGTGAAGTACCTCTGGAGGCACCACTTTGCCTGGCCCTTCCACGAGCCGGTGGACGCCTCTAAACTCAACTTGCCT GACTACCATAAAATCATCAAGCAGCCCATGGACATGGGCACCATCAAGAGGCGTCTGGAGAACAACTACTACCGTGGCGCCAGCGAGTGCATGCAGGACTTCAACACCATGTTCACCAACTGCTACATCTACAACAAG CCTACAGATGACATTGTCCTGATGGCTCAGTCTCTGGAGAAGGCGTTCCTTCAGAAGGTGGCCCAGATGCCTCAGGACGAGGTGGAAATGGCCACCCCTGTGCCACGGGCCAAACCGGGCAAGGTGGGAAAAGGCCGGCGAAACACTG CTCCAGGCGGTGTGACCACGGCCCACCAGGTCCCGGCCATCTCTTCGGTCTCGCAGTCAGCATACTCGCCCCCGACGCCCGACACCCCTGACCCCATCTACGCGGTCCCCCCACAGACTCTGCTGGCCAAGAGTCTGCCCCCCATGCCGCCTGCTATGATGGCTGTCCCCCCAACACAGCCCACTACCAAG AAAAAGGGTGTAAAGAGGAAAGCggacaccaccacccccaccaccatggTCATGCCTCTCATGGGCGTTGGCAGCATGGGCCTGGGCATGGGCTTGGACAGTGGCAGCGACTCCCCTCTGACCCTCTCGTCCCTGGGCATGGGCATGGACTCGAAGCCCGGCCGGGGCATGCTGGGCATGGGGCGCGGCGGCGGCCTGGCGGGGAAGGCTCCGGCGAGGCGCGGAGGCAGCGGCCGGCCCATCAAGCCGCCCAAGAAGGACCTGCCGGACTCGCAGCAGCACCAGCCGTCACGGCGCGGCAAGCTGAGCCCCAGCCTCAAGCACTGCAACGGCATCCTGAAGGAGCTGCTCTCCAAGAAGCACGCCGCCTACGCCTGGCCCTTCTACAAGCCCGTGGACGCCTCCACACTGGGCCTCCACGACTACCATGACATCATCAAGCACCCCATGGACCTTAGCACCATTAAG aggAAGATGGATGGCCGGGAGTACCGAGAAGCACAGCAGTTTGCCGCCGACGTGCGGCTGATGTACTCCAACTGCTACAAGTACAACCCGCCCGACCATGACGTGGTGGCTATGGCCCGaaagctgcag GATGTGTTTGAGTTCCGCTTCGCTAAGATGCCAGACGAGCCCCTGTCTCGCATGCCGCCACCATCCCTGGGCGGTGGTCTGGGCGGTcactcgtcctcctcctcatcttcgtcgtcgtcgtcgtcggaGAGCGACCCCAGCAGCGAGAGCGAAAGCAGCCCCAGCTCGGACAGCGAGGAGGAGCGTGCGCACCGCCTGGCTGAGCTGCAGGAacag CTGAGGGCGGTGCACGAGCAGCTGGCGGCGCTCTCGCAGGGCCCCATCGTCAAGCCCAAGAAGAAGCGCGACAAGAaggacaagaagaagaagaagaagccggAGAAGCACCGGAGCAGCCGCGCTCCCGCCCCCGTGTTGGACGTCGAGCCCGTGGTGCGGCCCGCCAAGGTGCCCAAGGTCGCCAAGACGCCCAAGACCAAGAGCAGCAAGGCGGCGCCCACCTCCACGCAGGGCAAGAAGGGGGCGACCAAGAAGAGCAACAAGAGCAA GTCCTCCAAGAAGGCGATGCCCCCGCCCGTGCCGCTGCTGCCCCACTACGACtcggacgaggaggaggagaccaGCCCCATGTCGTACGACGAGAAGCGGCAGCTGAGCCTGGACATCAACAAGCTGCCGGGCGAGAAGCTGGGCCGCGTGGTGCACATCATCCAGGCCCGCGAGCCCTCGCTGCGCGACACCAACCCCGAGGAGATCGAGATCGACTTCGAGACGCTCAAGCCGTCCACGCTGCGCGAGCTGGAGAGATACGTCATGACCTGCCTGCGCAAGAAACCGCGCAAACCCACCACAG TGCTGAAGAAGAACGCAGCGGGCAAGTCCAAGGAGGAGCTGGCCCTGGAGAAGAAACGCGAGCTGGAGCGGAGGCTGCAGGACGTCAGTGGCCAGCTCAACTCCGGCAAGAAGCCAGTCAAAACCaaag CGGAGAAGCCCAGCACAGTAGAGCCACATGCTGTTGCCTCTCGCCTGAGTGCCAGCAGCTCCAGTTCagactcttcctcctcctcctcttcatcgtcGTCCTCCGACACCAGCGAGTCGGACTCGGGCTGA
- the brd2a gene encoding bromodomain-containing protein 2a isoform X1, protein METALNPPLDSLSLGGGDLVMQGITAVMEQQQSGGGAGKRIRKPSLLFEGFEGPPLLPHSAPNSGPSQPPVRDPARQCRMTNQLQFLQKVVVKYLWRHHFAWPFHEPVDASKLNLPDYHKIIKQPMDMGTIKRRLENNYYRGASECMQDFNTMFTNCYIYNKPTDDIVLMAQSLEKAFLQKVAQMPQDEVEMATPVPRAKPGKVGKGRRNTAPGGVTTAHQVPAISSVSQSAYSPPTPDTPDPIYAVPPQTLLAKSLPPMPPAMMAVPPTQPTTKKKGVKRKADTTTPTTMVMPLMGVGSMGLGMGLDSGSDSPLTLSSLGMGMDSKPGRGMLGMGRGGGLAGKAPARRGGSGRPIKPPKKDLPDSQQHQPSRRGKLSPSLKHCNGILKELLSKKHAAYAWPFYKPVDASTLGLHDYHDIIKHPMDLSTIKRKMDGREYREAQQFAADVRLMYSNCYKYNPPDHDVVAMARKLQDVFEFRFAKMPDEPLSRMPPPSLGGGLGGHSSSSSSSSSSSSESDPSSESESSPSSDSEEERAHRLAELQEQVCMQLRAVHEQLAALSQGPIVKPKKKRDKKDKKKKKKPEKHRSSRAPAPVLDVEPVVRPAKVPKVAKTPKTKSSKAAPTSTQGKKGATKKSNKSKSSKKAMPPPVPLLPHYDSDEEEETSPMSYDEKRQLSLDINKLPGEKLGRVVHIIQAREPSLRDTNPEEIEIDFETLKPSTLRELERYVMTCLRKKPRKPTTVLKKNAAGKSKEELALEKKRELERRLQDVSGQLNSGKKPVKTKAEKPSTVEPHAVASRLSASSSSSDSSSSSSSSSSSDTSESDSG, encoded by the exons ATGGAGACGGCCTTAAACCCGCCCCTTGACAG CCTCTCTCTGGGCGGGGGCGACCTGGTCATGCAAGGCATCACCGCGGTGATGGAGCAGCAACAGTCGGGCGGAGGGGCAGGCAAGCGCATCCGCAAGCCATCGCTGCTCTTCGAGGGCTTTGAGGGTCCCCCACTGCTGCCCCACTCGGCCCCCAACTCCGGGCCTTCACAGCCGCCCGTGCGAGACCCCGCCCGCCAGTGCCGCATGACCAATCAGCTGCAGTTCCTCCAAAAGGTGGTGGTGAAGTACCTCTGGAGGCACCACTTTGCCTGGCCCTTCCACGAGCCGGTGGACGCCTCTAAACTCAACTTGCCT GACTACCATAAAATCATCAAGCAGCCCATGGACATGGGCACCATCAAGAGGCGTCTGGAGAACAACTACTACCGTGGCGCCAGCGAGTGCATGCAGGACTTCAACACCATGTTCACCAACTGCTACATCTACAACAAG CCTACAGATGACATTGTCCTGATGGCTCAGTCTCTGGAGAAGGCGTTCCTTCAGAAGGTGGCCCAGATGCCTCAGGACGAGGTGGAAATGGCCACCCCTGTGCCACGGGCCAAACCGGGCAAGGTGGGAAAAGGCCGGCGAAACACTG CTCCAGGCGGTGTGACCACGGCCCACCAGGTCCCGGCCATCTCTTCGGTCTCGCAGTCAGCATACTCGCCCCCGACGCCCGACACCCCTGACCCCATCTACGCGGTCCCCCCACAGACTCTGCTGGCCAAGAGTCTGCCCCCCATGCCGCCTGCTATGATGGCTGTCCCCCCAACACAGCCCACTACCAAG AAAAAGGGTGTAAAGAGGAAAGCggacaccaccacccccaccaccatggTCATGCCTCTCATGGGCGTTGGCAGCATGGGCCTGGGCATGGGCTTGGACAGTGGCAGCGACTCCCCTCTGACCCTCTCGTCCCTGGGCATGGGCATGGACTCGAAGCCCGGCCGGGGCATGCTGGGCATGGGGCGCGGCGGCGGCCTGGCGGGGAAGGCTCCGGCGAGGCGCGGAGGCAGCGGCCGGCCCATCAAGCCGCCCAAGAAGGACCTGCCGGACTCGCAGCAGCACCAGCCGTCACGGCGCGGCAAGCTGAGCCCCAGCCTCAAGCACTGCAACGGCATCCTGAAGGAGCTGCTCTCCAAGAAGCACGCCGCCTACGCCTGGCCCTTCTACAAGCCCGTGGACGCCTCCACACTGGGCCTCCACGACTACCATGACATCATCAAGCACCCCATGGACCTTAGCACCATTAAG aggAAGATGGATGGCCGGGAGTACCGAGAAGCACAGCAGTTTGCCGCCGACGTGCGGCTGATGTACTCCAACTGCTACAAGTACAACCCGCCCGACCATGACGTGGTGGCTATGGCCCGaaagctgcag GATGTGTTTGAGTTCCGCTTCGCTAAGATGCCAGACGAGCCCCTGTCTCGCATGCCGCCACCATCCCTGGGCGGTGGTCTGGGCGGTcactcgtcctcctcctcatcttcgtcgtcgtcgtcgtcggaGAGCGACCCCAGCAGCGAGAGCGAAAGCAGCCCCAGCTCGGACAGCGAGGAGGAGCGTGCGCACCGCCTGGCTGAGCTGCAGGAacaggtgtgtatgcag CTGAGGGCGGTGCACGAGCAGCTGGCGGCGCTCTCGCAGGGCCCCATCGTCAAGCCCAAGAAGAAGCGCGACAAGAaggacaagaagaagaagaagaagccggAGAAGCACCGGAGCAGCCGCGCTCCCGCCCCCGTGTTGGACGTCGAGCCCGTGGTGCGGCCCGCCAAGGTGCCCAAGGTCGCCAAGACGCCCAAGACCAAGAGCAGCAAGGCGGCGCCCACCTCCACGCAGGGCAAGAAGGGGGCGACCAAGAAGAGCAACAAGAGCAA GTCCTCCAAGAAGGCGATGCCCCCGCCCGTGCCGCTGCTGCCCCACTACGACtcggacgaggaggaggagaccaGCCCCATGTCGTACGACGAGAAGCGGCAGCTGAGCCTGGACATCAACAAGCTGCCGGGCGAGAAGCTGGGCCGCGTGGTGCACATCATCCAGGCCCGCGAGCCCTCGCTGCGCGACACCAACCCCGAGGAGATCGAGATCGACTTCGAGACGCTCAAGCCGTCCACGCTGCGCGAGCTGGAGAGATACGTCATGACCTGCCTGCGCAAGAAACCGCGCAAACCCACCACAG TGCTGAAGAAGAACGCAGCGGGCAAGTCCAAGGAGGAGCTGGCCCTGGAGAAGAAACGCGAGCTGGAGCGGAGGCTGCAGGACGTCAGTGGCCAGCTCAACTCCGGCAAGAAGCCAGTCAAAACCaaag CGGAGAAGCCCAGCACAGTAGAGCCACATGCTGTTGCCTCTCGCCTGAGTGCCAGCAGCTCCAGTTCagactcttcctcctcctcctcttcatcgtcGTCCTCCGACACCAGCGAGTCGGACTCGGGCTGA